A single region of the Anoplolepis gracilipes chromosome 1, ASM4749672v1, whole genome shotgun sequence genome encodes:
- the LOC140664637 gene encoding fatty acyl-CoA reductase 1 yields the protein MSLCEWYANRMVLLTGVTSELGRVLLEKILRCLPNVTVCVVLRSQNGLSIEDRLKKIFASPGYERLKQEMPNAISRVKTFEGNLLYDNLGLSDKDKASLKEVSVAFHAGGPHDTVLEYCQELPKLKSIALASSIFRHRGLIMENLQNEKIPELPVALVRFSFVGPAHKEPKPGFVEILKGPTALMVGAGFAYGNSSFQAEIIPMDIAVNTMIAAAWEVGISNGRKPMTYNAVSLGCTWEDLIKNNRRASWTFPYPTFGIRGMTSIGPLHWILVLLLEWLPSVLCDIVLGLCGRKQRIHAEYKRVRNALQALKPISSRSWSVERNRVYLLQQRLTAADQDVFPVTAEIDIEAYLLCAAAATQKSCVNEDNLKIIRIINLFLLYAPVVFVVAYIASRTLLSHE from the exons ATGTCTCTGTGCGAGTGGTACGCGAATCGCATGGTGCTCCTTACGGGAGTCACCAGCGAATTGGGACGTGTTCTGCTGGAGAAGATCCTGCGATGCTTGCCAAACGTCACGGTGTGCGTCGTTCTCAGATCCCAGAACGGTCTCAGCATCGAGGACCGATTGAAGAAGATATTCGCGTCGCCCGG GTACGAGCGACTGAAGCAGGAGATGCCGAACGCGATCTCGCGCGTGAAAACGTTCGAGGGCAATCTGCTTTACGACAATCTCGGCCTAAGCGATAAGGACAAAGCCTCGTTGAAGGAGGTTTCCGTGGCCTTTCATGCCGGCGGACCTCACGACACCGTTTTGGAATATTGTCAGGAATTACCGAAGCTCAAGAGCATCGCTCTAGCGTCCAGCATTTTCAGGCATCGCGGCCTGATAATGGAAAACCTGCAAAACGAAAAGATTCCTGAATTACCCGTTGCCCTAGTGCGATTTTCCTTTGTCGGACCGGCTCACAAAGAACCTAAGCCTGGCTTTGTCGAGATTCTTAAAGGACCTACTGCACTTATGGTTGGTGCAGGTTTTGCTTACGGCAATTCGTCGTTTCAGGCTGAAATTATTCCGATGGACATAGCGGTGAACACGATGATCGCGGCCGCGTGGGAAGTCGGCAT ATCCAACGGTAGGAAGCCGATGACCTATAACGCGGTGTCATTAGGCTGCACGTGGGAGGATCTGATTAAGAATAATCGACGGGCCAGCTGGACTTTTCCCTACCCAACTTTCGGAATTCGCGGAATGACATCTATCGGGCCGTTGCACTGGATTTTGGTGCTGCTCCTCGAATGGCTACCATCCGTACTCTGCGACATAGTGCTCGGTCTGTGCGGCAGAAAACAGAG GATTCACGCGGAGTACAAGAGAGTTCGTAATGCACTTCAAGCCTTGAAGCCAATTTCATCGAGATCGTGGTCAGTGGAGAGAAATCGCGTGTACCTGCTACAGCAACGTCTCACGGCGGCAGATCAAGATGTATTTCCGGTCACCGCGGAAATCGACATCGAGGCTTATCTTCTCTGCGCTGCAGCCGCCACCCAGAAGTCTTGCGTGAACGAGGACAATCTTAAAATCATTAGGATTATTAATCTGTTCTTGTTATACGCGCCTGTAGTATTCGTCGTTGCATACATTGCATCACGTACATTGCTGTCACACGaataa